One Romeriopsis navalis LEGE 11480 genomic region harbors:
- a CDS encoding Uma2 family endonuclease produces the protein MTILNKSPNLNFTPEPTALKRWTVEDYHRISELGMIRDDERTELIAGQVLFMAAKETPHILALRLLSIALDKLLADQSLFISTQDPIQLDDFSEPEPDCAIVRGTALNYADRHPCPSDIALVVEVADSTLKYDTEVKDKLYAQSGIVDYWVVDLKNRQLHIFRNPMPTGYTKHLILTEPNQVTPLSFSNIILNLTDILPPAM, from the coding sequence ATGACAATCCTAAACAAATCACCCAATCTGAACTTCACCCCAGAGCCAACTGCCCTCAAGCGTTGGACTGTAGAGGATTATCACCGTATAAGTGAGCTCGGGATGATTCGTGATGATGAACGAACAGAGCTAATCGCGGGACAAGTATTGTTTATGGCAGCTAAAGAAACTCCCCACATACTTGCCCTCCGACTACTATCCATTGCCTTAGATAAGCTGTTGGCTGATCAGTCACTCTTTATCAGCACTCAAGACCCAATTCAACTTGATGACTTTTCAGAGCCTGAACCGGATTGTGCGATTGTGCGGGGGACGGCCTTGAATTATGCCGATCGGCATCCCTGCCCCAGTGATATTGCGCTTGTGGTGGAGGTGGCTGACTCAACGTTGAAGTACGATACTGAGGTAAAAGATAAGCTCTATGCCCAATCAGGCATTGTGGACTATTGGGTGGTGGACCTCAAAAACCGGCAACTCCATATTTTTCGTAATCCAATGCCCACAGGCTATACCAAGCATTTAATTCTGACTGAACCAAATCAAGTGACACCGCTCTCTTTTTCCAATATCATCCTGAACTTGACCGATATTCTCCCACCTGCGATGTAA
- a CDS encoding Fic family protein produces the protein MFDRLILAEIDQLKAQLDALRPLPKALLNNLREVYDVRLTHNSTAIEGNTLTQSETQIVLEKGITVSGKSLKDHLEVVNHAQAITFIRDLAQTKESISEWEIRQIHSLICRGDAEAGVYRTINVMAAGSDHRYPDHLQVADLMNQFIHWLQSPTGLHPVELASEVHYRFVTIHPFHDGNGRTARLLMNLILLRFGYPIVVLKVVERSAYIDRITTWRLGDDAPLKQMIAQAAKASLEEVLDLAQ, from the coding sequence ATGTTCGATCGTTTAATTCTGGCAGAAATTGATCAGCTCAAGGCGCAATTAGATGCACTGCGGCCTTTACCAAAAGCACTACTCAACAATCTGCGGGAAGTTTATGATGTGCGACTAACCCATAATTCAACGGCGATCGAAGGTAATACACTGACCCAATCCGAGACACAAATCGTTCTAGAGAAAGGTATTACTGTATCTGGAAAATCTCTGAAAGACCATCTAGAAGTAGTAAATCATGCTCAAGCAATCACTTTTATTCGTGATCTTGCACAGACTAAGGAATCGATTAGCGAATGGGAGATTCGACAAATTCATAGCTTAATTTGTCGCGGTGATGCGGAAGCTGGTGTATACCGAACGATTAACGTAATGGCTGCAGGCAGCGATCATCGCTATCCTGATCATTTGCAAGTTGCTGATTTAATGAATCAGTTTATTCATTGGCTTCAGTCTCCTACAGGTCTACACCCCGTTGAATTGGCCTCAGAGGTACATTATCGCTTTGTCACAATTCATCCGTTTCATGACGGGAATGGTCGTACTGCAAGACTTTTGATGAATCTAATATTGCTCCGTTTTGGTTACCCAATTGTCGTGCTAAAGGTGGTGGAGCGCAGTGCTTATATTGATCGAATTACAACGTGGCGTTTGGGTGATGATGCCCCTCTAAAGCAAATGATTGCTCAAGCTGCTAAGGCTTCACTAGAAGAAGTTTTAGATTTGGCTCAGTGA